In Leucobacter insecticola, one DNA window encodes the following:
- a CDS encoding RidA family protein, translated as MSVIEERLGELGYVVPEVAAAVAAYVPAIRDGNYVYTSGQLPFVEGKLPMTGKVGHGEGAVSPEDAEELARICALNGLAAARGVLGSLDKIAQVVKVTAFVASDPSFTAQPTVANGASVFLGKVFGDIGIHVRSAVGVAVLPLDAPVEIEFVFKIAE; from the coding sequence ATGTCAGTGATTGAGGAGCGTTTGGGAGAGCTCGGCTACGTCGTGCCCGAGGTGGCCGCGGCCGTGGCGGCGTATGTTCCCGCCATTCGTGATGGCAACTACGTCTACACCTCGGGCCAGCTGCCCTTCGTTGAGGGCAAGCTACCGATGACCGGTAAGGTCGGCCACGGGGAAGGGGCCGTGTCGCCCGAGGATGCCGAAGAACTTGCGCGGATCTGCGCTCTCAACGGTCTCGCCGCCGCGCGCGGAGTGCTGGGTTCGCTCGACAAGATCGCTCAGGTGGTGAAAGTCACCGCCTTCGTGGCGTCTGATCCCTCGTTCACCGCGCAGCCCACGGTCGCGAACGGCGCCTCGGTGTTCCTGGGCAAAGTGTTTGGTGACATCGGAATCCACGTGCGCTCGGCCGTCGGAGTCGCGGTGTTGCCGCTCGATGCCCCGGTCGAGATCGAGTTCGTGTTCAAGATCGCGGAGTAG
- a CDS encoding DUF4177 domain-containing protein yields the protein MSESAEAPRWEYFVTPLLLHNEAQILNNWGAQGWELVQIIEGPAGGNVAYLKRKA from the coding sequence GTGAGTGAATCGGCCGAAGCCCCGCGTTGGGAGTACTTCGTCACCCCGCTGCTGCTGCACAACGAAGCCCAGATCCTGAACAATTGGGGCGCTCAAGGGTGGGAGCTTGTACAGATTATCGAAGGACCGGCAGGCGGCAACGTCGCATATTTGAAGAGGAAGGCCTGA